A single Echinimonas agarilytica DNA region contains:
- a CDS encoding ABC transporter permease, protein MTLVHTALLSLRRNLMRSILTTLGIIIGISAVIVMFALGEGAQREVEQQIESLGTNVLMVRAGSTKSGGAKQAVGNVSKLEMSDADAIKRDIAEVVYVGASNGGQAQVVWGNQNWSTGIQGTNTDYLHASNWQIAQGRYFSDSDVRSGAKVALVGHTVAQELFGDAEFALGEVVRVNKVPLTIVGVLKAKGQDMRGFDQDDILIIPISTANRRVLGRSGTNIKRVQRLTVTVDEAQNMDYVSEELERLLNQRHRVPVGQLSAFRIMNLSAMLSTRAEANRVFSMLLAGVAGVSLLVGGIGVMNIMLVSVTERTREIGLRMAVGAKPKHILIQFLIESVTLCVIGALMGVLLSLLVVAILQYGVGWTMALSPMIIAISVVGTALIGIGFGFYPAYKAANLDPIEALRYE, encoded by the coding sequence ATGACCTTAGTTCATACGGCATTGCTCTCGCTAAGACGTAATTTAATGCGGTCAATTCTAACCACCTTGGGCATTATCATTGGCATCAGTGCGGTGATTGTGATGTTTGCTTTGGGTGAAGGCGCGCAGCGCGAAGTTGAGCAACAAATTGAAAGTTTGGGTACCAATGTGTTGATGGTGCGAGCGGGCTCCACTAAATCGGGTGGGGCGAAGCAGGCGGTGGGAAATGTCAGTAAGTTAGAAATGTCAGATGCCGATGCGATTAAACGCGACATTGCAGAAGTGGTTTACGTGGGCGCTTCAAATGGTGGCCAAGCGCAAGTGGTATGGGGCAATCAAAACTGGTCGACGGGTATTCAAGGCACCAATACCGATTACCTCCATGCCAGCAATTGGCAAATCGCTCAGGGCCGTTATTTTTCCGATAGCGACGTTAGAAGCGGCGCTAAGGTCGCTTTAGTCGGTCATACCGTTGCTCAAGAACTGTTTGGTGATGCGGAATTCGCACTGGGCGAAGTGGTTCGAGTGAATAAAGTACCATTAACGATTGTGGGAGTGCTTAAAGCCAAAGGGCAAGACATGCGCGGCTTTGATCAAGACGATATCTTGATCATTCCCATCAGCACTGCCAATCGGCGGGTATTGGGGCGCTCCGGCACTAATATTAAGCGAGTTCAGCGTTTGACGGTCACAGTTGATGAAGCCCAAAACATGGATTACGTCTCTGAGGAATTGGAACGTCTTTTGAACCAGCGGCATCGAGTGCCCGTTGGGCAATTGAGCGCCTTTCGCATTATGAACTTATCGGCCATGTTGTCGACTCGTGCTGAAGCCAATCGCGTCTTTTCTATGTTGCTAGCTGGCGTTGCGGGAGTGTCATTGCTGGTTGGTGGTATTGGCGTCATGAATATTATGTTGGTGAGTGTGACCGAACGAACTCGCGAAATCGGACTGCGTATGGCCGTTGGCGCAAAGCCCAAACATATTTTGATTCAGTTTCTCATTGAGAGCGTGACGCTTTGTGTGATCGGTGCCTTAATGGGCGTGTTGTTGTCGTTGCTGGTGGTTGCGATCTTGCAATATGGCGTGGGCTGGACCATGGCTCTGTCACCAATGATCATCGCCATTAGTGTAGTAGGCACGGCGCTTATCGGTATTGGTTTTGGCTTTTATCCGGCTTACAAAGCTGCAAACCTAGATCCCATCGAAGCGTTGCGTTACGAATAA
- a CDS encoding sigma-70 family RNA polymerase sigma factor has product MNAQTHLAHTPSNAPFAIADISDIDATIAKNEKLDQEFRSSTKRQPSQDVAPDYIYFQEVGRYPLLKAAEEIELAERVQKGDQAARQKMIECNLRLVIKFARGYLNRGLPLLDLIHEGNIGLIKAVEKFDPKKGFRFSTYAAYWIRDTLDRAIMNQSRTVRLPVHLLKEMNAYIKTAREMAKSLDNEPTAEQLAQKMNKPVADVRRMLKLNTKTSSLDVPVGKNEDASLVDLLADEDQTNAEDAIQKKQVSCVLTESLQGLEDDLKSILARRFGLLGYEPMTITDIGKSMGVSRQVASHYQTKALAQLRQIFNKKGISMEQALGAFA; this is encoded by the coding sequence ATGAACGCTCAAACACACTTAGCTCACACCCCATCAAACGCTCCATTCGCTATCGCGGACATTTCTGATATTGACGCCACTATTGCTAAAAACGAAAAACTCGACCAAGAATTTCGTAGCAGCACCAAACGTCAGCCCTCACAGGATGTGGCTCCTGATTACATTTATTTCCAAGAAGTCGGGCGCTACCCATTATTGAAAGCCGCTGAAGAGATAGAGCTTGCTGAGCGAGTGCAAAAAGGTGACCAAGCTGCTCGCCAGAAAATGATTGAATGCAACTTACGACTTGTCATCAAGTTTGCCAGAGGGTACTTAAACCGTGGGTTGCCACTGTTAGACTTAATTCACGAAGGCAATATTGGACTCATCAAAGCTGTTGAGAAGTTTGACCCTAAAAAAGGATTCCGCTTCTCTACATACGCCGCTTACTGGATTCGTGACACGCTCGACCGCGCCATCATGAATCAATCTCGAACTGTGCGTTTGCCCGTTCACTTACTCAAAGAAATGAATGCGTACATTAAAACAGCTCGCGAAATGGCAAAGTCTTTAGACAATGAACCTACAGCAGAGCAACTTGCACAGAAGATGAATAAGCCCGTGGCTGATGTGAGAAGAATGCTCAAGCTCAACACCAAAACAAGCTCCCTAGACGTGCCCGTTGGTAAAAATGAAGATGCTTCGTTGGTCGATTTACTCGCTGACGAAGACCAAACAAACGCAGAAGACGCAATCCAAAAAAAGCAAGTGAGCTGTGTACTCACTGAATCTTTGCAAGGCCTAGAAGACGATTTGAAGTCAATCTTGGCTCGACGCTTTGGATTACTTGGATACGAGCCAATGACGATCACCGACATCGGTAAAAGCATGGGCGTTTCACGTCAAGTAGCAAGCCACTACCAAACTAAAGCACTGGCTCAGCTACGCCAAATATTCAACAAGAAAGGTATTTCCATGGAGCAAGCTCTGGGTGCCTTTGCATAA
- a CDS encoding response regulator, giving the protein MKKTLILADDHVIVSEGIKNLLMQEYEVVATVENGRDLITQAKKLNPDVIVSDVSMPLLNGIDALNKLREQHVDTKVVFLTMHPDVKYAIRALDAGASGYVLKNSAADELLAAVEAALVGRTFITSLLAAEVMEAYRLGGDQKNADPLALLSPRQKEVLQLLAEGRTAKEVANVMNISSRTVEFHKYKIIEVLKLDNARELVKFAIENGLATNN; this is encoded by the coding sequence ATGAAGAAAACCCTCATTTTGGCCGATGACCACGTCATTGTTTCTGAAGGTATTAAGAATTTACTCATGCAGGAATATGAGGTCGTTGCGACTGTCGAAAATGGTCGAGATCTCATTACGCAAGCTAAAAAGCTGAATCCCGACGTGATTGTCTCGGATGTTTCCATGCCATTGCTCAATGGTATTGATGCGTTAAATAAGCTGAGAGAGCAACACGTAGACACAAAAGTAGTATTCCTGACCATGCATCCAGACGTTAAGTATGCAATTAGGGCATTAGATGCCGGCGCTTCAGGGTACGTGCTTAAAAACTCGGCGGCCGATGAACTGCTTGCAGCGGTTGAGGCCGCATTGGTTGGGCGCACGTTTATTACATCTTTGTTGGCTGCTGAAGTGATGGAAGCATATCGCTTGGGGGGCGACCAAAAAAATGCCGACCCATTGGCACTCCTATCTCCCCGCCAAAAAGAAGTGCTGCAACTGCTTGCCGAAGGCCGAACAGCCAAAGAAGTGGCGAATGTTATGAATATTTCAAGCCGAACGGTTGAGTTTCACAAGTATAAGATTATTGAAGTGTTGAAGCTCGACAATGCCAGAGAGCTGGTGAAATTTGCTATTGAAAACGGATTAGCGACGAACAACTAA
- a CDS encoding response regulator: MIQDKWLKTTQQIASVISVCLGLLVLIGWYTHNELLIQVSPSFVPMQYNTAFGFLIAGSGLFAVNSALRSGVLSFVLMLLGALTLFEYIAAIDLGIDQLAMEHYVDINTSHPGRMAPNTALCFLLFGAGIMVISRQKGLNAKLATSAILASIVFSLGFIAFTGYLTGINTAYGWGKLTQMAVHTSFGFIVLGIGLLGHAIRSASANRTLHFPQWLPWPVGIGCLSFSIAAWQALKSHEYHLVALFGSSANTFADEGVLFVGIIVTLGLTMAIRNSLFAAQVKPGKFKYYAPWVTLIFGIALTGLLYIILDKSSRETTEARFNAAAQSHANAISRGIDAYTESLFDIKKLFWASQQISREEFALYVQRNLQVQPGLLGLQWLPRVVDEDRASFERTTSHIYDKPVQISRLTDDDEMVVAPSKREYYPILYLEPYATNQHVLGLDVTFQSFSLPAIYKAIDENIVTAALPLRLGSSKGAVGGALVLPIYDIDQPLADIADRRRAVVGLAAATIEIGSMIEDILNNYSEPAGLHMQFMDVSEPKAPLFLYTHRSRYPDSTEPPETFDISTEKVMSVQTIYFGDRQWRIIALPSNDALYPNWDPTSLVLPFAVLLLTIFLFIYLRRSNLQDEEKSLLIQQVELARHDAERKNKELEDLTIDYKAILNFSSDFLYIKDAKHRFKAHNLNFGRLIGFDSIFGGRGKTDFDVFPPEDAKAYFEAEHNVIERGEPLIDHLETYLKPDGSKGWVKSNKRPIYDDDNNIVGMFGFSAEVSELIEAKKVAEEATQAKSDFLANMSHEIRTPMNAVIGMSHMALQTELDAKQRNYIEKAHRSAESLLGVINDILDFSKIEAGKLDLEYIDFQLEDVLENLNNLLGLKAEESGIELMFDVPVELPTALKGDPLRLGQILLNLGANAIKFTESGGEVVIHAKLIEQRNTDIELQFSIRDTGLGMSVDQQTHLFESFSQLDSSTTRKHGGTGLGLAICKQLVALMQGRIWVDSEEGKGSTFYFTTCLGIQEKPKRRVNKEPVVLKDLNALIVDDNSSSRLILKSMLSNFGFSVAEATNGREAIAMIEDAEQTKPYQLVLMDWRMPELDGIETARTIQSDPNIKSAPTVIMVTAYSREEAKLEAKGVALAGFLAKPVMPSLLLDTIMVALGHSVVVDSRSSTKQESLIDALRQLQGAKVLLVEDNEINQELAIELFKSKGLKPTLACNGQEALELLDTQEFDGVLMDCQMPVMDGYSATRAIRQQPRFKDLPVIAMTANVMAGDREKVLEVGMNDHIAKPIDIETIFQTMALWIHPKNGAYSKANGQLISQSGIEIPIIDGVDTHAGLRASMNDKVLYQKLLAKFSEGYENFESEFEEALVSDDHSMASRMAHTLKSVAGSIGAKSVQDAAKELEYALLDNLETERVDRLLNTLMAALMPVLASLREMHINSASNDLHKALLRLVGYLKTYDAQAMTEIENVLQAIDKGDSELFSVVSSLKQMIEDFEFDEALERVIELSHQQGLNIA, translated from the coding sequence ATGATTCAAGATAAATGGTTGAAAACAACGCAACAGATTGCCTCAGTAATTTCTGTTTGCTTAGGTCTTTTGGTACTCATTGGTTGGTACACTCACAACGAGTTACTTATTCAGGTTTCCCCTTCATTTGTACCGATGCAATACAACACTGCATTTGGTTTTCTTATCGCAGGTAGCGGCTTGTTTGCGGTGAACTCAGCCCTTCGCAGTGGCGTTTTATCGTTTGTGTTAATGCTCTTAGGAGCGCTGACTTTATTTGAATACATTGCTGCTATTGATTTGGGTATTGATCAACTTGCGATGGAACACTATGTCGATATCAATACTTCACACCCGGGTCGAATGGCTCCGAATACCGCCTTGTGCTTTTTGCTCTTTGGCGCAGGGATCATGGTCATCTCACGCCAAAAGGGTTTGAATGCTAAGTTAGCGACTTCTGCGATTTTGGCATCCATTGTTTTCTCATTGGGATTTATCGCATTTACGGGCTATTTAACAGGAATTAACACTGCATATGGTTGGGGCAAACTCACTCAAATGGCCGTTCATACGTCATTTGGATTTATCGTACTGGGGATTGGCTTGCTCGGACATGCGATTCGCTCTGCTTCGGCTAATCGTACTTTGCACTTTCCGCAATGGTTGCCTTGGCCTGTTGGAATTGGCTGTTTGTCTTTTAGTATTGCGGCATGGCAAGCCTTAAAATCCCATGAATATCACCTAGTGGCTTTGTTTGGCTCATCGGCCAACACATTTGCGGACGAAGGCGTTCTATTTGTAGGGATTATTGTTACGCTGGGTTTGACCATGGCCATTCGAAATAGCCTGTTCGCTGCTCAAGTTAAACCGGGAAAATTTAAATATTATGCGCCTTGGGTGACGCTGATCTTTGGTATCGCGCTAACAGGCCTGCTGTATATCATTCTCGACAAAAGCTCGCGAGAAACCACAGAAGCGCGATTTAATGCTGCGGCTCAAAGCCATGCCAATGCTATTTCTAGAGGTATTGATGCGTATACGGAATCGCTTTTCGACATCAAGAAATTGTTCTGGGCCTCACAACAAATTAGTCGTGAAGAATTTGCGCTTTACGTTCAACGGAATTTACAGGTTCAGCCGGGATTATTGGGTTTGCAATGGCTGCCCCGGGTAGTAGATGAAGACCGAGCTTCCTTTGAGCGAACGACGAGTCACATCTATGACAAACCGGTGCAAATTAGCCGCTTAACTGACGATGATGAAATGGTCGTTGCGCCGAGTAAGCGAGAGTATTACCCCATTTTATATTTAGAGCCTTACGCCACCAATCAACACGTACTAGGGCTAGATGTTACCTTCCAATCCTTTTCTCTGCCGGCGATTTACAAAGCTATTGATGAGAACATCGTCACAGCGGCACTACCGCTTCGCTTGGGAAGCTCTAAAGGTGCAGTGGGTGGGGCGTTAGTTTTGCCCATATACGATATTGACCAGCCGTTGGCAGATATCGCGGATCGCCGTAGGGCTGTGGTTGGGCTTGCGGCCGCAACCATTGAAATTGGTTCGATGATCGAGGATATTCTCAACAATTACTCTGAGCCTGCCGGTTTACACATGCAGTTTATGGATGTGAGTGAGCCCAAAGCGCCGTTGTTTCTCTACACCCACCGTAGCCGCTATCCAGATTCAACAGAGCCGCCCGAAACCTTTGATATTAGTACCGAAAAGGTCATGTCCGTTCAGACTATCTATTTCGGTGATCGTCAGTGGCGAATAATTGCTTTGCCGTCTAATGATGCACTGTATCCAAATTGGGATCCAACCAGCTTAGTACTGCCTTTTGCCGTACTATTGCTCACGATTTTCTTGTTTATCTACTTACGACGAAGCAATCTTCAAGATGAAGAGAAAAGCCTGTTGATTCAGCAGGTCGAACTTGCTCGCCACGATGCAGAGCGAAAGAATAAAGAGCTTGAAGATTTAACCATCGACTACAAAGCGATTCTGAATTTCTCCAGCGACTTTTTGTACATTAAAGACGCTAAACATCGGTTCAAAGCACACAATCTCAACTTTGGGCGCTTAATTGGTTTCGATTCGATTTTTGGCGGACGAGGCAAAACTGATTTTGACGTATTCCCACCAGAAGATGCAAAAGCCTATTTTGAAGCTGAACACAACGTGATTGAACGCGGTGAGCCTCTCATTGATCACCTTGAAACATACCTGAAACCAGATGGTTCAAAAGGGTGGGTTAAGTCGAATAAACGCCCCATTTATGATGATGACAATAACATTGTAGGTATGTTTGGTTTTTCTGCGGAAGTGAGTGAGCTGATAGAGGCGAAAAAAGTTGCAGAGGAAGCGACGCAAGCCAAGTCTGACTTCTTGGCCAATATGAGCCACGAGATTAGAACGCCAATGAATGCGGTGATCGGTATGTCGCATATGGCGCTTCAAACTGAGCTCGATGCTAAACAACGAAATTACATCGAAAAAGCTCACCGCAGTGCCGAAAGCCTACTGGGTGTGATCAACGACATTTTAGACTTCTCGAAGATCGAAGCGGGCAAGTTAGACCTAGAGTACATTGATTTTCAATTGGAAGATGTGCTCGAAAATCTAAACAATCTATTAGGTCTCAAAGCTGAAGAAAGTGGCATTGAATTGATGTTTGATGTGCCGGTCGAGCTGCCTACCGCGCTGAAAGGAGATCCGTTAAGGCTGGGACAAATATTGCTCAACCTGGGGGCCAACGCCATTAAATTTACGGAGTCGGGCGGTGAAGTCGTCATTCATGCCAAACTTATAGAACAACGTAATACCGACATAGAACTTCAATTTTCCATTCGAGATACCGGTTTGGGCATGAGCGTCGACCAACAAACACATTTGTTTGAATCGTTCAGTCAGCTCGACTCTTCAACAACGCGCAAGCACGGCGGCACGGGTCTTGGCCTTGCCATTTGTAAGCAGCTTGTGGCGCTGATGCAAGGCCGTATTTGGGTAGACAGTGAAGAGGGCAAAGGCAGTACCTTCTACTTCACAACATGTTTAGGTATTCAAGAAAAACCAAAGCGACGAGTCAACAAAGAGCCGGTTGTACTCAAAGATTTAAACGCTTTGATTGTTGACGATAACAGCTCATCCAGGCTCATTCTTAAAAGCATGTTGAGCAACTTTGGTTTTTCAGTCGCTGAGGCAACAAATGGCCGTGAAGCCATAGCCATGATTGAAGACGCCGAACAGACCAAGCCATATCAATTGGTACTCATGGATTGGCGCATGCCAGAACTTGACGGTATTGAAACGGCTCGCACTATTCAAAGCGATCCGAATATTAAATCTGCTCCCACGGTGATTATGGTCACTGCCTATAGTCGAGAAGAGGCAAAGCTAGAGGCCAAAGGTGTTGCGCTGGCAGGTTTTCTAGCCAAACCTGTGATGCCTTCGTTACTGCTCGATACCATTATGGTGGCATTGGGCCATAGCGTTGTGGTCGATTCGAGATCGTCCACCAAACAAGAAAGCCTTATCGATGCGCTGCGGCAGCTGCAAGGAGCCAAAGTCTTGTTGGTGGAAGACAACGAGATTAACCAAGAGTTAGCCATTGAGCTGTTCAAAAGTAAAGGGTTGAAGCCGACTTTGGCATGCAATGGCCAAGAGGCGCTTGAATTGTTGGACACACAAGAGTTTGACGGGGTGCTGATGGATTGCCAGATGCCCGTCATGGATGGCTATTCCGCGACTCGTGCCATTCGTCAGCAGCCGCGTTTCAAAGATCTGCCGGTGATTGCTATGACAGCGAATGTGATGGCCGGAGACCGCGAAAAAGTGCTTGAGGTGGGAATGAATGATCATATCGCTAAACCCATAGACATCGAAACTATCTTTCAAACCATGGCGCTTTGGATTCACCCCAAAAATGGAGCTTACAGCAAGGCCAATGGTCAGCTTATTTCTCAGTCTGGCATCGAAATTCCAATCATCGACGGGGTTGATACTCATGCCGGTTTAAGAGCATCGATGAATGATAAAGTCTTGTACCAAAAGCTGCTGGCGAAGTTCTCTGAAGGCTACGAGAATTTTGAATCTGAATTTGAAGAAGCGCTCGTAAGTGACGATCACAGCATGGCTTCTCGAATGGCACACACGTTAAAGAGTGTAGCCGGAAGTATTGGTGCAAAATCAGTGCAGGATGCAGCCAAAGAGCTAGAGTACGCGCTGTTGGATAACCTTGAAACCGAAAGAGTAGATCGGTTACTCAATACGTTGATGGCTGCTCTTATGCCTGTACTCGCGTCATTACGAGAAATGCACATTAATAGCGCTTCAAACGATCTACACAAAGCGCTATTGCGTTTAGTCGGCTATCTGAAAACATATGATGCACAGGCAATGACTGAGATTGAGAATGTTCTTCAAGCCATTGACAAAGGCGACTCAGAACTCTTTTCAGTCGTGTCGAGCCTAAAGCAAATGATCGAAGACTTTGAGTTTGACGAGGCGCTTGAACGGGTTATCGAGCTGAGTCATCAGCAGGGGCTAAACATTGCGTAA
- a CDS encoding Hpt domain-containing protein — translation MSQKLSNNSAVLATFLAHCVKDMMQLKRVLKRSDTDALKLVAQQISASVAEIGAQDTCHLAQQLESQASSLSAQDKQAMCNQLVTDYQQLIQQVRSHQQRLEKQPNPNSQSATDVNSVLSQLNALDLNIDREESIKRCGGSVELYKKLLLKFVDMYGNGFTIASHELQAFTHSIKGAASYLGLTDIAELAARSEQALKLNADEQVLIAQLEELTIRVCEQLKRQLTAFTT, via the coding sequence ATGAGCCAAAAATTATCGAACAATTCCGCCGTGCTAGCGACTTTTTTGGCTCACTGCGTGAAAGACATGATGCAGCTCAAGCGAGTGTTGAAGCGATCGGACACCGATGCTTTAAAGCTGGTGGCGCAACAAATATCTGCCTCAGTCGCAGAGATTGGCGCACAAGACACTTGTCACCTCGCACAGCAACTTGAGTCACAAGCCAGCTCATTGTCAGCGCAAGATAAACAAGCAATGTGCAATCAATTAGTGACGGATTACCAACAACTGATTCAGCAGGTCAGAAGTCATCAGCAACGATTAGAGAAGCAACCCAACCCTAATAGTCAAAGCGCTACTGACGTCAATTCAGTCTTGTCTCAATTGAATGCGTTGGACTTAAACATTGATCGCGAGGAAAGTATCAAACGCTGTGGCGGCAGCGTTGAACTCTACAAGAAGTTGCTACTTAAATTTGTGGATATGTACGGCAATGGGTTCACGATTGCCAGTCACGAACTGCAAGCGTTTACACACAGCATTAAAGGCGCGGCTTCTTATTTAGGCCTAACCGATATTGCAGAATTAGCAGCTAGATCTGAGCAGGCATTGAAGCTTAATGCTGATGAACAAGTGCTTATAGCACAACTCGAAGAACTTACGATCCGTGTATGTGAGCAATTAAAACGTCAACTCACAGCCTTCACAACGTAA
- a CDS encoding alpha-amylase family protein, whose amino-acid sequence MKRLFLTASIASALLLTTGCNEKATEQQSTPQVQAEVAQDSAIAMGALETQARQKLATLEGMMDEARTKEIDVAREETIVWFSEQFLKFANWDEANPETIAKAFSYERYYANDKDKLAAELPDFERRKVIEILDKGIDVLGQELRGEIKRRPVNKVDWQGTKAGDNMFISNGKPIFPYDYFSKTVGQPLTNTDIYNDHLGALYHGGENLYPVDHDRAINSFLLKEDGTFDEELMKELTSIPDTNIGFLVYWIMGIPEWVEQQEPEVRKGRSLFTGFDVDNPLARDLWAKIIRRTGELTKGKKVTELGFVLANEPHWFSEKDHWTYRFEEMNSISSYTLNKFRNWLNAKYSGDIAVLNANWNTEYTEFAQVEIEIPLDTAYKGQPIWYDWMRYNMDRGTDWFKFMQDNLHAVNPEAATHIKVMPRMFMDDSRSGGIDTEALAELTTMVGHDAKSFGSKNIRPGKSSEWIEKYAYHWGIVAMFHDFMESVAPDKINVNSESHFLSSGQWRDLDTRTSYVRSVYWLATLLGMDANMGWFWARDPDGSPEDRLEGELDFFDPGLGGAYAGSNNMQPHVTNEVTQVMYDLNSFSEEIVELREQRRPIRLFYSETTAINIDDYMTQGYKLYETLFFEGTPLGFVTKNIIEKQNNDLWDTVVVYRNAYVTDEEFATLQGYLNNGGTVILDSEKSLSLNEYGQKRADKLTAAKGKLIVLETDDIEKIKQAAVAEVKSTSLSGVTLKEDNGQPHKTTTWRAVKQADGRYLVNILNFGHNTAKLELALNTGQAFSMIDLMTRNPVESSFELESEGVLLIELTPR is encoded by the coding sequence ATGAAACGACTATTCTTAACAGCATCAATAGCGTCTGCATTGTTGCTTACGACGGGCTGCAACGAGAAGGCAACGGAACAACAAAGTACACCGCAGGTGCAAGCTGAAGTTGCTCAAGATAGTGCTATTGCAATGGGCGCATTGGAAACTCAAGCGCGTCAGAAATTAGCCACACTTGAAGGTATGATGGACGAAGCTCGAACGAAAGAAATTGATGTGGCCCGCGAAGAAACCATAGTGTGGTTCTCGGAACAGTTTTTAAAATTTGCCAACTGGGATGAAGCCAACCCAGAGACGATTGCAAAAGCATTTAGCTATGAGCGTTATTATGCCAATGACAAAGATAAATTAGCCGCAGAACTACCCGATTTTGAACGCCGAAAAGTGATCGAAATCCTCGACAAAGGTATTGATGTTTTAGGTCAAGAACTTCGAGGAGAAATCAAACGTCGCCCCGTCAATAAAGTAGATTGGCAAGGCACTAAAGCTGGCGACAACATGTTTATCAGCAACGGTAAACCTATTTTCCCATACGACTATTTTTCTAAAACAGTGGGCCAGCCACTGACCAATACAGATATTTATAACGACCACTTGGGGGCCCTTTACCATGGCGGCGAAAACCTCTACCCGGTCGACCATGATCGTGCGATTAATTCGTTCTTGTTGAAAGAAGACGGTACGTTTGATGAAGAACTGATGAAAGAACTCACAAGTATTCCAGATACTAATATTGGTTTTTTAGTGTATTGGATTATGGGGATTCCGGAATGGGTTGAACAACAAGAGCCAGAAGTGCGCAAAGGGCGTTCTCTATTCACTGGCTTTGATGTTGATAATCCGTTAGCTCGCGATTTGTGGGCCAAAATTATTCGCAGAACGGGTGAGCTCACGAAGGGCAAAAAAGTCACTGAGCTTGGTTTTGTTTTGGCGAACGAACCGCATTGGTTTTCTGAAAAAGACCACTGGACTTATCGTTTTGAAGAAATGAACTCGATTTCTTCATACACATTGAACAAGTTCCGTAATTGGTTGAATGCTAAGTACAGCGGCGACATTGCGGTACTGAACGCCAACTGGAACACTGAATACACTGAATTTGCTCAAGTCGAGATCGAAATCCCACTGGATACTGCCTATAAAGGCCAACCGATTTGGTACGACTGGATGCGCTACAACATGGACCGCGGTACTGATTGGTTTAAATTTATGCAAGACAACTTGCATGCGGTGAATCCAGAAGCTGCGACTCACATTAAAGTCATGCCGCGCATGTTTATGGATGACTCGCGTTCCGGTGGTATCGATACAGAAGCTTTGGCCGAACTCACTACAATGGTTGGTCATGATGCCAAATCATTTGGTAGTAAGAATATTCGCCCGGGCAAATCGTCTGAGTGGATTGAAAAATATGCGTACCACTGGGGAATCGTAGCCATGTTTCATGACTTCATGGAATCGGTTGCTCCAGACAAGATCAACGTGAACTCAGAGTCACACTTTTTATCGTCGGGCCAATGGCGCGATCTAGATACACGAACAAGCTACGTTCGCAGTGTTTATTGGTTGGCAACCTTGTTGGGAATGGACGCGAACATGGGTTGGTTCTGGGCCCGTGACCCAGATGGTTCACCGGAAGACCGTTTAGAAGGCGAATTAGACTTCTTTGATCCTGGTTTGGGAGGCGCGTATGCCGGTTCCAACAATATGCAGCCGCATGTGACCAATGAAGTCACGCAGGTCATGTACGACTTGAACAGTTTCTCAGAAGAGATTGTTGAACTGCGCGAACAGCGTCGTCCAATTCGCTTGTTCTATTCAGAAACAACAGCGATCAACATTGATGACTACATGACCCAAGGTTACAAGCTATACGAAACGCTTTTCTTCGAAGGCACTCCGCTAGGCTTTGTGACTAAGAACATCATTGAAAAGCAGAATAACGATCTTTGGGACACTGTGGTTGTATACCGCAACGCATACGTCACTGATGAAGAGTTCGCAACACTGCAAGGTTATCTAAACAATGGCGGCACCGTCATTCTAGATTCTGAGAAAAGCTTATCTCTGAATGAATACGGTCAGAAACGCGCTGACAAGCTAACTGCTGCGAAAGGCAAATTGATTGTGCTGGAAACAGACGACATCGAGAAGATCAAACAAGCAGCAGTGGCCGAAGTGAAGTCAACGAGCCTGTCGGGCGTAACTCTCAAAGAAGACAATGGCCAACCACACAAAACCACTACGTGGCGCGCAGTGAAACAAGCCGATGGCCGCTACTTGGTGAATATTCTTAATTTCGGCCACAACACGGCCAAATTGGAACTGGCACTGAACACAGGTCAAGCGTTCAGTATGATTGACTTGATGACACGTAACCCCGTTGAGTCAAGCTTTGAACTTGAATCTGAAGGCGTATTGTTGATTGAATTAACGCCTAGATAA
- a CDS encoding DUF2306 domain-containing protein, with protein MIEVLHVFFGFASLVSGFIVLLKRKGNSSHRLLGRVYFICMLALNVTSFGIYKLFGGWGVFHWMAIASLAPLVAGYVAIRYKNLNAHYFFICWSYIGLLCATISEIFVHVPLAVFLQSKVPHLDTALMLSLIGAGLYLLPKYQSRYVRGKRPTPMP; from the coding sequence ATGATTGAAGTATTGCACGTATTTTTCGGATTCGCTTCTCTCGTTAGTGGCTTTATCGTCTTGCTTAAAAGAAAGGGAAACTCGAGCCATCGGCTTTTGGGACGAGTTTATTTCATATGTATGCTGGCGCTTAATGTGACCTCGTTTGGCATATATAAGCTATTTGGAGGCTGGGGCGTTTTTCATTGGATGGCTATTGCTAGTTTAGCTCCCTTGGTTGCCGGTTACGTAGCAATACGTTACAAGAACTTGAATGCGCATTATTTTTTTATATGCTGGTCATATATCGGTCTTCTTTGTGCCACGATCAGTGAAATATTCGTTCACGTACCGTTGGCAGTATTTTTACAAAGCAAAGTTCCTCACTTAGATACAGCGCTGATGCTCAGCCTCATAGGTGCTGGTTTATATTTATTACCCAAGTACCAATCTCGATATGTACGTGGTAAGCGCCCCACTCCAATGCCATAA